One window from the genome of [Clostridium] celerecrescens 18A encodes:
- a CDS encoding ABC transporter permease, giving the protein MFQYISKRLFQTLLVLFGISLITFILLQVVPGDPVELMLEKRADAQTIARVRHELGLDVSLPQQYLNFLKGAIHLDFGKSYFTKEVVTTALVRCFMVTVKLASMSFLFAVVLGVACGMAAAINRGKWIDSVLMTISIVGVSAPSFWIAIILQIIFGLKLDLLPISGFEGPVFFILPSIALGTRYAGSIARITRTSMLDVIKQDYIRTARAKGVKEGLVIMKHALKNAMIPIITLVGTELGNMLTGSMLIERVFSIPGIGKLAVDSMSNRDLPLLEGTVMYIAFVFVIVNLLVDISYAFIDPRIRYGKGAN; this is encoded by the coding sequence ATGTTTCAATATATTTCGAAAAGACTGTTCCAGACATTGTTAGTATTGTTTGGGATAAGTCTTATTACTTTTATTCTTCTCCAGGTCGTACCGGGAGATCCTGTGGAGTTAATGCTTGAAAAGCGGGCAGATGCGCAGACCATTGCCAGGGTACGTCATGAGCTTGGGCTTGATGTGTCCCTGCCCCAGCAATATCTGAATTTTTTAAAGGGTGCTATCCATTTGGATTTCGGCAAGTCTTATTTTACAAAAGAAGTCGTGACAACGGCCCTGGTGCGCTGCTTTATGGTAACTGTAAAGCTGGCCTCCATGTCCTTTTTATTTGCTGTGGTCCTGGGGGTGGCCTGTGGTATGGCCGCCGCCATTAACCGGGGAAAATGGATCGATTCGGTGCTTATGACCATTTCCATAGTTGGTGTATCTGCACCATCATTCTGGATTGCCATCATTCTTCAGATCATTTTCGGCCTGAAGCTGGACCTGCTTCCCATCTCCGGTTTTGAGGGACCTGTATTTTTTATCCTTCCAAGTATTGCACTTGGCACGCGCTATGCAGGAAGCATCGCACGTATCACCCGCACCAGCATGCTTGATGTGATCAAGCAGGATTATATCAGAACCGCAAGGGCCAAGGGAGTAAAGGAAGGTCTGGTCATTATGAAGCATGCCCTGAAAAATGCCATGATTCCCATCATCACGCTGGTTGGTACAGAGCTTGGAAATATGCTGACAGGATCTATGTTAATTGAAAGAGTTTTTTCCATACCTGGAATCGGGAAGCTGGCGGTAGATTCCATGTCAAACCGTGACCTGCCGCTTTTGGAAGGTACTGTGATGTATATTGCATTCGTATTTGTAATCGTAAATCTGCTGGTGGATATTTCTTATGCATTTATTGATCCAAGAATCCGCTATGGGAAAGGAGCGAACTAA
- a CDS encoding ABC transporter substrate-binding protein, with translation MKKNIKKLISLGLAVSMAAALSACGSSSGPSPTTSETTAAAGSDAAAENTGAKILRVAAVDPQVAYDMQQYTYSLIMKVTDNVVESLLTTLDGGKVVPTLLAKEPELSDDMLTYSFELTGGVKFHNGETLKSSDVKYSLERVVKKQSMGSLLEKVEGYEALADGSANELTGIKVIDDTHFTITLSEVYTPFVSVLSTPYCGIYPAEACEAAGDNWGKTELIGTGPFKFDSYTPGVGVEISRFDGYYGNAPKLDGVSYKFIEDANTQVLEYQKGNIDYVDVETNMYPVYQADPKLKDQMHMFQPIGGYYMTFNVKSISDPKIRQAISMSINRQAICESIFHGTAKPASSFIPAGIIGHDDSQEEFAYDPEGAKALLAEAGYANGYDLRLTVNTKYATSIPIATAFQEQAKAAGINVTIEQVDSAAWSDMKKSGGVDAGVGNWYVDYNDPDSMLYPVSDSRTDRSSSFWHNEEFKKLMEAGVQTSDEAERQEIYVKAEHILSREDYAIAPIYNESKCYLLNPKITGLVMDSTFRNFYANADIQQ, from the coding sequence ATGAAAAAAAACATCAAAAAACTTATTTCGCTGGGTTTGGCTGTTTCCATGGCGGCTGCATTATCCGCCTGCGGAAGTTCTTCAGGCCCTTCCCCCACAACATCTGAAACAACGGCTGCGGCAGGCTCCGACGCAGCGGCTGAAAACACAGGAGCAAAGATCCTCCGTGTAGCGGCAGTGGATCCCCAGGTTGCATATGATATGCAGCAATATACATACAGCCTTATCATGAAGGTTACGGATAATGTGGTGGAATCCCTTCTTACGACCCTTGATGGAGGAAAGGTGGTTCCAACACTTTTAGCTAAGGAGCCGGAGCTGTCTGATGATATGCTTACCTATTCCTTTGAACTGACCGGCGGAGTTAAATTCCATAACGGGGAAACTCTGAAAAGCTCTGATGTGAAGTACTCTCTGGAAAGGGTTGTAAAAAAGCAGAGCATGGGAAGCCTTTTGGAAAAGGTGGAAGGCTATGAAGCTCTGGCAGACGGTTCTGCCAATGAGCTGACCGGAATCAAAGTCATTGATGATACTCATTTTACCATTACGTTGTCAGAGGTCTATACGCCGTTTGTTTCTGTTTTATCCACTCCATACTGCGGGATATATCCTGCAGAGGCCTGTGAGGCGGCAGGGGATAATTGGGGAAAGACAGAACTGATCGGTACCGGCCCCTTTAAGTTTGACAGCTATACCCCGGGCGTGGGCGTGGAGATTTCAAGATTTGACGGCTACTACGGCAATGCCCCTAAGCTTGACGGTGTAAGCTATAAGTTCATTGAGGATGCCAATACTCAGGTTCTGGAATACCAGAAGGGAAATATAGATTACGTGGATGTGGAGACAAACATGTATCCGGTTTATCAGGCAGATCCAAAATTAAAAGATCAGATGCATATGTTCCAGCCGATCGGTGGATATTACATGACCTTTAATGTTAAGTCTATTTCCGATCCTAAAATAAGACAGGCCATTTCCATGTCCATCAACAGACAGGCGATTTGTGAGAGTATTTTCCATGGCACTGCAAAGCCTGCAAGCTCCTTTATTCCTGCCGGCATCATCGGACATGATGATTCCCAGGAGGAATTTGCTTACGATCCAGAGGGCGCAAAGGCTCTTCTTGCAGAGGCAGGATATGCAAATGGATATGACCTCCGGCTTACGGTAAACACAAAATATGCCACCTCTATCCCCATTGCCACCGCATTCCAGGAGCAGGCAAAGGCAGCAGGCATTAACGTTACAATTGAACAGGTTGATTCAGCGGCATGGTCTGATATGAAAAAATCCGGCGGCGTGGATGCCGGAGTGGGCAACTGGTATGTGGATTACAACGATCCGGACAGCATGCTGTATCCGGTAAGTGATTCCCGTACAGACCGATCTTCAAGCTTCTGGCACAACGAGGAATTTAAGAAACTGATGGAGGCCGGTGTGCAGACCTCGGATGAAGCAGAGCGCCAGGAAATTTATGTAAAGGCTGAACACATTCTCTCAAGAGAGGATTATGCTATTGCACCTATATACAATGAGTCTAAATGTTATCTTTTAAACCCAAAGATTACAGGACTTGTTATGGATTCAACATTCCGAAACTTTTACGCTAACGCTGATATCCAACAATAA
- the secF gene encoding protein translocase subunit SecF: protein MKPGKKMLAAILIVIAALIYVAAFGAGSGIKGVREMRYGIDIRGGVEAVFEPQGLDRSPSEKELDTARQVIETRMDNQNIVDREVTVDKDGGYIIVRFPWKSGETNFNPEEAIAELGEMAELTFRDPDGNVLIRGKDVQNAAPETANNNGIKSYQVALSFNAEGSKLFEDATGKLIGKRMSIYMDQDLISSPTVQTKISGGQAVITGMQDYDDAKNLAEKINAGSLPFSLKTTNFSTISPSLGNNALSIMIYAGMAAFLVICLFMLVFYKLPGAVACVTLVLQTVLQMLAVSIPQYTLTLPGIAGIILTIGMAVDTNIIISERISDELKKGISVKGAVLTGYKNAFSSVLDGNVTTAIVAVILMFLGSGTMLSFGYTLLIGMIVNLLVGVSVSKQLLLSLIKNNPWNDNKWFRIRKDKKIIPFYQKKYIFGIISGVIILSGIAGCFVFGVKLDTQFTGGAVLSYSVSDEAETGKIQAAIEKQTNRPVTVQIKEDNMTGLKRLSVTLAGNAGMSPEDQTKVTDAINSTSDKVDAKLSETYVVEPYIGAKALKNAVVAIILSLLFIVIYVWIRFSAISGLPAGVTALIALIHDVAVVFFVFVLFRIPLNDAFVAVVLTIIGYSINDTIVIYDRIRENRKKDSKMPVDELVNVSTSQTLGRSINTSCTTGICVLIILAASVYFQIGSILQFSLPMFFGILTGCYSSICVAGTLWAMWEKKKVKK, encoded by the coding sequence ATGAAGCCAGGAAAGAAAATGCTTGCTGCAATTTTAATAGTAATTGCGGCTCTCATTTATGTTGCGGCATTTGGGGCCGGAAGCGGTATTAAGGGCGTACGTGAAATGCGTTACGGCATTGATATCCGCGGAGGAGTGGAAGCAGTCTTTGAACCCCAGGGACTTGACCGCAGCCCATCAGAAAAGGAACTTGATACAGCCAGACAGGTCATAGAGACCCGTATGGATAACCAGAATATCGTTGACCGCGAGGTGACTGTGGATAAGGACGGAGGATATATCATCGTCCGGTTCCCATGGAAATCCGGGGAGACCAATTTTAACCCGGAGGAGGCCATTGCGGAGTTAGGTGAGATGGCAGAGCTTACATTCCGGGATCCTGATGGTAATGTGCTGATTCGGGGAAAAGATGTGCAGAACGCAGCCCCTGAGACCGCAAATAACAACGGGATCAAGAGCTATCAGGTAGCTCTTAGCTTTAACGCAGAAGGCTCCAAGCTGTTTGAAGATGCGACAGGGAAGCTGATCGGAAAACGGATGAGCATATACATGGATCAGGATCTGATTTCCAGCCCGACGGTACAGACTAAGATATCAGGCGGACAGGCCGTTATTACAGGAATGCAGGATTATGATGATGCAAAGAATCTGGCTGAGAAGATCAATGCAGGCTCTCTTCCATTTTCCCTTAAGACCACCAATTTCTCCACCATAAGCCCTTCTCTTGGCAACAATGCTTTATCGATCATGATATATGCAGGAATGGCTGCGTTTTTAGTGATCTGTTTGTTTATGCTTGTATTTTACAAGCTGCCAGGTGCCGTTGCCTGTGTTACACTGGTTCTGCAAACGGTTCTGCAGATGCTTGCTGTATCTATTCCCCAGTATACCTTAACCCTCCCAGGTATCGCCGGTATTATCCTTACCATAGGTATGGCGGTGGATACGAATATTATTATTTCAGAACGTATCTCGGATGAACTAAAAAAGGGAATTTCTGTTAAAGGCGCAGTATTGACCGGATATAAAAATGCGTTCTCGTCTGTTTTAGACGGAAATGTGACCACAGCCATTGTTGCAGTGATCCTGATGTTTTTAGGTTCAGGTACCATGCTGAGCTTTGGTTATACTTTACTAATCGGTATGATCGTGAACCTCTTGGTAGGTGTTTCTGTTTCCAAGCAGCTTTTATTATCCCTGATTAAGAATAATCCATGGAATGATAATAAATGGTTCCGGATCAGAAAAGATAAAAAAATCATACCATTCTATCAGAAGAAATATATTTTCGGTATCATCTCCGGGGTGATTATTCTTTCCGGAATTGCAGGCTGCTTCGTTTTTGGAGTAAAGTTGGATACCCAGTTTACCGGAGGTGCGGTATTAAGCTATTCCGTATCAGACGAAGCGGAAACCGGTAAGATCCAGGCCGCTATTGAGAAGCAGACAAACCGGCCGGTTACGGTTCAGATCAAGGAAGATAACATGACCGGACTTAAGAGACTTTCCGTCACACTTGCAGGAAATGCGGGTATGTCTCCGGAAGATCAGACAAAGGTAACGGATGCTATAAACAGCACCTCCGACAAGGTAGATGCAAAGCTGTCAGAGACCTATGTGGTTGAGCCTTATATCGGAGCGAAAGCACTGAAAAACGCAGTGGTTGCCATTATATTATCTCTGCTTTTCATTGTTATCTACGTCTGGATCCGGTTCTCTGCCATATCCGGTCTTCCGGCAGGAGTTACTGCATTGATCGCACTGATCCATGATGTGGCTGTGGTATTCTTTGTATTCGTGTTGTTCCGGATTCCGTTAAATGATGCCTTTGTGGCGGTTGTCCTAACGATCATCGGTTATTCCATCAACGATACCATCGTTATCTATGACCGAATCCGTGAAAACAGAAAGAAGGATTCAAAAATGCCGGTCGATGAGCTGGTAAATGTAAGTACCTCCCAAACCCTTGGAAGATCCATCAATACGTCCTGTACTACGGGGATCTGCGTGCTTATCATTCTGGCGGCTTCGGTTTATTTCCAGATTGGGTCTATTTTGCAGTTTTCACTTCCAATGTTCTTTGGTATCCTGACCGGATGCTACTCATCCATTTGCGTGGCTGGTACGCTCTGGGCTATGTGGGAGAAGAAAAAAGTAAAAAAGTAA
- a CDS encoding MarR family winged helix-turn-helix transcriptional regulator — MKNDILSEEHCPYCKRHCSLKAPHCGKGRALAEKRKKEEKKEKEGKKETAMVPETDEWKDIQSELRLMRLFQNVSLLLPERKARKQGGKGARLYIMAELAEKGDLTQKEIKENSGMLFKELEEALQKLEKKGCVSRKQEEGRDIKISLTGKGFEAAKEHMGEWKRENDSIFSPLTEEEKGSLEQILKKILS; from the coding sequence ATGAAAAATGATATACTTTCAGAAGAGCACTGCCCATACTGCAAAAGACATTGTTCTTTAAAAGCTCCCCACTGCGGAAAGGGAAGAGCATTAGCAGAAAAGAGAAAAAAGGAAGAAAAGAAGGAAAAAGAAGGAAAAAAGGAAACAGCCATGGTTCCTGAAACAGATGAATGGAAAGATATCCAGTCTGAACTCAGGCTGATGCGTCTTTTTCAGAATGTCAGCCTTCTGCTGCCTGAGCGAAAAGCCAGGAAGCAGGGCGGGAAAGGGGCCAGGCTTTATATAATGGCAGAATTGGCTGAAAAAGGTGACCTGACACAAAAGGAGATTAAGGAAAATTCCGGGATGCTTTTTAAGGAACTGGAGGAAGCTTTGCAAAAGCTGGAGAAAAAGGGCTGTGTCAGCCGGAAGCAGGAGGAAGGAAGAGACATAAAGATCTCACTTACCGGTAAGGGATTCGAGGCGGCCAAAGAACATATGGGGGAGTGGAAGAGGGAAAATGACAGTATTTTTTCCCCGCTCACGGAGGAAGAAAAAGGTTCGCTGGAACAAATTCTGAAAAAAATTCTGTCCTGA
- a CDS encoding AraC family transcriptional regulator: MTFKIEQIAPCSMAYIRHTGPYGPGNIETMERLKHWAKSRNLLNGHSVILGIAQDNPQMISPEMCRYDACILLPDGYPDCGSFEDSSTEKEVHIGSITGGRYGVFTIGHTAEAVKQAWEEVFQRLFAESYIPDSSRPILERYKSELIERHLCEICIPVL, from the coding sequence ATGACTTTTAAAATAGAACAGATTGCCCCCTGCTCCATGGCTTATATCAGGCATACCGGCCCTTATGGTCCGGGCAATATAGAGACCATGGAACGTTTAAAGCACTGGGCAAAGTCCAGGAATTTATTGAACGGCCATTCCGTAATTCTGGGTATCGCCCAGGATAATCCCCAGATGATATCACCCGAAATGTGCCGGTATGATGCCTGTATCCTCCTGCCGGACGGATACCCTGATTGTGGCTCTTTTGAAGACTCTTCCACTGAAAAAGAGGTTCACATAGGCAGCATCACCGGAGGCAGGTATGGAGTCTTTACCATAGGCCATACAGCCGAGGCAGTTAAACAGGCCTGGGAAGAAGTTTTCCAGCGGCTTTTTGCAGAAAGCTATATTCCTGATTCTTCACGGCCGATTTTAGAGCGTTATAAGTCAGAGCTTATAGAGCGGCACCTTTGTGAAATCTGTATCCCAGTTCTTTAA
- the fsa gene encoding fructose-6-phosphate aldolase has product MRFFIDTANTEDVKKANDMGIICGVTTNPSLIAKEGRDFVEVIKEITSIVDGPISGEVKATTEDAEGMIAEGREIAAIHPNMVVKIPMTVEGLKAVKVLTAEGIKTNVTLVFSAAQALLAARAGATYVSPFLGRLDDISMPGIDLICDIMDIFKEHGIETEIIAASVRNPIHVIDCAKAGADIATVPYSVLVQMVKHPLTDQGIEKFKADYKAVFGE; this is encoded by the coding sequence ATGAGATTTTTTATCGATACAGCAAATACGGAAGACGTAAAGAAAGCAAACGATATGGGCATCATCTGCGGTGTTACCACGAATCCTTCCCTGATTGCCAAAGAAGGCAGGGATTTCGTTGAAGTCATCAAAGAAATCACTTCTATCGTGGATGGACCCATCAGCGGAGAAGTGAAAGCGACAACGGAGGATGCAGAAGGCATGATCGCAGAGGGCCGTGAAATCGCAGCGATCCATCCCAATATGGTTGTTAAGATCCCAATGACCGTGGAAGGATTAAAAGCCGTTAAGGTGTTGACTGCAGAAGGAATCAAGACCAATGTAACACTGGTGTTTTCTGCTGCTCAGGCACTTTTGGCTGCCCGCGCAGGCGCAACCTACGTTTCACCCTTCTTAGGCCGTCTGGATGACATCTCCATGCCGGGTATTGATTTGATTTGTGACATCATGGATATTTTTAAGGAACACGGAATTGAGACAGAAATCATTGCAGCCAGCGTCCGCAACCCGATCCATGTCATTGACTGTGCAAAGGCAGGAGCCGACATTGCTACCGTGCCTTACAGTGTACTGGTACAGATGGTAAAGCACCCGCTGACCGATCAGGGAATTGAGAAATTCAAGGCGGATTATAAAGCAGTATTTGGTGAATAA
- a CDS encoding VOC family protein: MLKNKPSGVAHVAIPTDEPEATIAFYENLGFTRLVDGGIRGMLQCGTCVIEFYPRRQEIKPIGNIDHIALTCENLDEAYKEIVAQGHKLLSDGIESNQMFAPLTNRFFLFQGPNGEKIEFCKVG, from the coding sequence ATGCTGAAAAATAAACCATCGGGAGTTGCCCATGTGGCAATTCCCACGGATGAACCGGAAGCAACCATAGCCTTCTACGAGAATCTGGGATTTACCAGACTGGTGGATGGAGGAATCCGGGGAATGCTGCAATGCGGGACCTGTGTCATAGAATTCTATCCAAGACGCCAGGAGATAAAGCCCATCGGAAACATCGATCATATAGCCTTAACCTGCGAGAACCTGGATGAAGCATACAAGGAAATCGTGGCCCAGGGACATAAACTTTTATCCGATGGAATAGAATCCAACCAGATGTTTGCCCCTCTCACCAATCGCTTCTTTCTTTTTCAGGGACCGAATGGAGAGAAGATTGAATTTTGCAAAGTTGGCTAG
- a CDS encoding RpiB/LacA/LacB family sugar-phosphate isomerase: MRIALINENSQAAKNEMIYNSLKKVADTKGYTVDNYGMYSAEDSNSLTYVQNGILAAILLNSGAADYVITGCGTGEGAMLALNSFPGVICGHVCDPSDGYMFAQINDGNAIAMPFAKGFGWGAELNLEYTFEKLFSEESGQGYPRERAIPEQRNKKILDVVRENNLKDILTCLKGLDQELVKGAVGGEKFGELFFANCKDESIAEYVKSLLA, encoded by the coding sequence ATGAGAATCGCATTAATTAATGAGAACAGCCAGGCGGCTAAAAACGAAATGATTTACAACAGCTTAAAGAAGGTTGCAGATACAAAGGGCTATACAGTGGATAACTATGGCATGTATTCCGCTGAGGACAGCAATTCCCTGACTTATGTACAGAACGGAATCCTGGCAGCCATCCTTTTAAACTCCGGCGCAGCAGATTATGTAATTACCGGATGCGGAACCGGCGAAGGTGCCATGCTGGCATTAAACAGCTTCCCGGGCGTGATCTGCGGTCATGTGTGTGATCCAAGCGACGGGTATATGTTTGCACAGATCAACGACGGCAATGCGATCGCCATGCCGTTTGCAAAAGGCTTTGGCTGGGGTGCAGAACTGAATCTTGAATATACATTTGAAAAACTATTCTCTGAAGAAAGCGGACAGGGATATCCAAGAGAGAGAGCCATTCCGGAGCAGAGAAATAAGAAAATCTTAGATGTGGTAAGAGAAAATAACTTAAAGGATATCCTGACCTGCTTAAAGGGACTTGACCAGGAACTGGTAAAGGGAGCCGTTGGCGGCGAGAAGTTTGGTGAACTGTTCTTCGCAAACTGCAAGGATGAATCCATTGCTGAATATGTAAAGAGCCTGCTGGCATAG
- a CDS encoding transketolase family protein — MSEMKAIRVAYGEALAELGEANEKVVVMDADLAHATMTATFAEKFPERFFNAGIAEANMVDMSAGLSTMGYIPFCSTFAIFGAGRAYEQVRNGVAYPNFNVKLGMTHSGITLGEDGGSHQAIEDMALMRVIPGMTVIVPCDASETHRAVKAVAEMQGPAYLRLARLPSPVFEEDMPFVIGKANVLKEGKDAVVFACGIMVSTVLECAKKLEAEGKSVTVVNMHTIKPIDRECILKYAEMCKNVITVEEHSVIGGLGDAVGDVLLENSCNVTFKKIGVQDRFGQSGKPEELLEEYGLSEKQVYNQIKGVLEA; from the coding sequence ATGAGTGAAATGAAAGCAATTAGAGTGGCATATGGGGAAGCGCTTGCTGAACTTGGCGAAGCAAATGAGAAAGTTGTTGTAATGGATGCGGATCTGGCACATGCCACCATGACTGCGACCTTTGCAGAAAAGTTCCCGGAACGGTTTTTTAATGCAGGCATTGCAGAAGCAAACATGGTTGATATGAGTGCGGGCCTTTCTACCATGGGATACATACCTTTCTGCAGTACCTTTGCCATATTTGGTGCCGGACGGGCTTATGAGCAGGTAAGAAATGGTGTTGCTTACCCTAATTTTAATGTAAAGCTGGGTATGACCCATTCCGGAATCACACTTGGGGAAGACGGCGGAAGCCACCAGGCCATAGAAGATATGGCTCTTATGCGGGTAATTCCTGGCATGACCGTGATCGTTCCCTGTGATGCAAGCGAAACCCACCGCGCCGTAAAGGCAGTTGCAGAAATGCAGGGACCGGCTTATCTTCGTCTGGCAAGACTTCCAAGTCCGGTGTTTGAAGAGGATATGCCTTTTGTAATCGGAAAGGCTAACGTATTAAAAGAAGGTAAGGATGCAGTGGTATTTGCCTGCGGCATCATGGTGTCCACCGTACTGGAATGTGCAAAGAAGCTAGAGGCAGAAGGAAAATCCGTCACTGTTGTCAATATGCATACCATTAAGCCTATTGACAGGGAGTGCATTTTGAAATATGCTGAGATGTGTAAGAATGTAATAACCGTGGAAGAACACAGCGTCATCGGCGGTCTTGGAGATGCAGTTGGTGATGTTCTTCTGGAAAACAGCTGTAATGTAACATTTAAGAAGATCGGTGTACAGGACCGGTTCGGCCAGTCCGGAAAACCGGAAGAGCTTTTAGAGGAATACGGACTGAGTGAGAAACAAGTATATAATCAGATAAAAGGAGTGTTGGAAGCATGA
- a CDS encoding transketolase, whose amino-acid sequence MDIVELKGKCRDIRKDIINMTADAASGHPGGSLSAVELMAALFYTQMRVDPKDPDNEDRDRFVLSKGHAAPCYYAVLGEMDFFDKAEFKNFRQLHSILQGHPDAKKVPGIDASTGSLGQGISIAVGMALGAKAQNKDTKVYTLLGDGELQEGQVWEACMAAANYHLDNLTIIIDNNGLQIDGSNEQVMSLGDLSSKFKAFGFHVLELPDGNNLEEVLAAYSISTMEGKPKCILAHTVKGKGVSFMENQVGWHGKAPSEAERQQALKELEG is encoded by the coding sequence ATGGATATTGTGGAATTAAAAGGGAAATGCAGGGATATCCGAAAGGATATTATTAATATGACAGCTGATGCGGCCAGCGGCCATCCAGGCGGTTCTTTATCAGCGGTAGAGCTGATGGCAGCACTGTTTTATACACAGATGCGGGTAGATCCAAAGGATCCGGACAATGAGGACCGGGACCGCTTTGTACTGAGCAAGGGACATGCAGCTCCCTGCTATTATGCGGTATTAGGTGAGATGGACTTTTTTGACAAAGCAGAGTTCAAGAACTTCCGTCAGCTCCACAGCATTCTTCAGGGACATCCGGATGCAAAAAAGGTTCCCGGAATCGATGCTTCCACCGGCTCTCTGGGACAGGGAATCTCCATTGCCGTAGGAATGGCACTTGGGGCAAAGGCTCAGAATAAGGATACAAAAGTATATACCCTGCTAGGAGACGGAGAACTTCAGGAAGGACAGGTCTGGGAGGCATGCATGGCAGCAGCCAACTATCATCTGGACAATCTTACGATCATCATTGATAACAACGGTCTTCAGATCGACGGAAGCAATGAACAGGTTATGTCCCTCGGTGATTTATCTTCCAAATTTAAAGCTTTTGGATTTCATGTACTGGAACTTCCGGACGGTAACAATCTGGAAGAAGTTCTGGCAGCATACTCCATCAGCACCATGGAAGGAAAGCCAAAATGCATCCTGGCGCACACTGTAAAAGGAAAAGGCGTTTCCTTTATGGAAAACCAGGTAGGCTGGCACGGTAAGGCACCAAGTGAAGCAGAAAGACAGCAGGCATTAAAGGAACTGGAGGGTTAA
- a CDS encoding ABC transporter permease encodes MLSKKNQSETSEIQAPSLWNTNPFMIWLKRNMAAMIALVFLCIILSITTDTFLVKNNLLSVLRQVCVNGFIAFGITCVLICGGIDLSVGSVVAAAGVIAVRCGNAGLPVILCFLIPLLFGAVIGLFNGYVISHTTLPPFIVTLSMQIIVRGVSYILTGGQPAQSNNETFNNMGVGSFLGIPIPVVFVIVAFVILYFIMNRTSFGRHVYATGGNKEAAKYAGVDTRWIQVRVFIISGVMAALAGVVLAARLYSGQPSVGEGFERDAIAASVLGGTSFNGGIGTMGGTVIGVLIIGVLNNGMNLLKISSYWQFVVKGCVILGAVYVDYLKKRGSLKK; translated from the coding sequence ATGTTAAGCAAGAAGAACCAATCAGAGACATCTGAGATACAAGCACCAAGCCTCTGGAACACCAATCCCTTTATGATCTGGCTGAAACGCAACATGGCGGCCATGATCGCGTTGGTATTCCTGTGTATTATTTTATCGATTACAACCGATACCTTTCTTGTAAAAAATAACCTGCTCAGCGTATTGCGTCAGGTATGTGTCAATGGTTTTATAGCATTCGGTATCACATGCGTGCTGATCTGCGGCGGCATTGACTTATCCGTTGGTTCCGTTGTAGCGGCTGCCGGTGTTATCGCCGTACGCTGCGGGAATGCGGGACTTCCGGTAATCCTTTGCTTTCTGATCCCCTTATTATTTGGTGCGGTCATCGGCCTTTTCAATGGTTATGTTATTTCCCACACAACTTTGCCGCCATTTATCGTAACCTTATCCATGCAGATTATCGTACGAGGTGTCAGCTACATATTAACAGGCGGTCAGCCCGCACAGTCCAATAACGAAACATTCAACAACATGGGAGTAGGAAGCTTCCTTGGAATTCCCATTCCGGTTGTATTTGTAATCGTTGCATTTGTAATTCTTTATTTTATTATGAACCGTACCTCCTTTGGACGTCATGTCTATGCCACCGGCGGAAACAAGGAAGCAGCCAAGTACGCAGGTGTTGATACCAGATGGATTCAGGTAAGGGTATTTATCATCAGTGGTGTGATGGCAGCCTTAGCCGGTGTGGTTCTGGCAGCAAGACTGTATTCCGGTCAGCCATCCGTAGGAGAAGGCTTTGAACGTGATGCAATCGCAGCTTCCGTACTTGGCGGCACCAGCTTTAACGGTGGTATCGGTACAATGGGCGGAACCGTGATCGGTGTGTTGATCATCGGTGTTCTTAATAATGGTATGAACTTACTAAAGATAAGCAGCTACTGGCAGTTTGTAGTAAAGGGATGCGTAATCCTTGGAGCGGTATACGTGGATTACTTAAAAAAGAGAGGTTCCCTCAAAAAGTAA